One Rhipicephalus microplus isolate Deutch F79 chromosome 4, USDA_Rmic, whole genome shotgun sequence genomic window carries:
- the LOC142814120 gene encoding uncharacterized protein LOC142814120: MKSSEQCGEEATMRSGGQLGQMESFDVTASDWTAYKERLTSFLIVNKVPDSDKVHAFLSIIGPRTYGLLKSLAAPDLPSGKSFEQLKSLLDAHLAPKPSIIGERAKFYRRAQHEGESLPEYVAELRKLSQSCQFGANLDEALRDRFVCGLLRGQVEH; the protein is encoded by the coding sequence ATGAAGAGTAGCGAGCAGTGTGGTGAAGAAGCGACAATGCGGTCTGGTGGGCAGCTGGGCCAGATGGAGTCATTCGACGTTACTGCAAGCGACTGGACGGCATACAAGGAGAGGTTGACCTCTTTTCTGATTGTCAACAAGGTTCCCGACAGCGACAAGGTACACGCATTCCTCAGCATCATCGGACCGCGTACGTATGGGTTGCTGAAGTCGTTGGCTGCACCGGACCTACCATCGGGAAAAAGTTTCGAGCAACTGAAGAGCCTCTTGGATGCACATCTTGCCCCAAAGCCGTCCATAATCGGGGAACGAGCAAAGTTTTACCGCAGAGCACAGCACGAAGGCGAGTCTCTGCCCGAATATGTTGCTGAACTTCGGAAGTTGTCCCAGAGTTGTCAGTTTGGAGCAAATTTGGACGAAGCGCTGCGGGATCGTTTTGTCTGTGGACTACTGCGAGGACAAGTCGAACACTGA